The Burkholderia ubonensis genome has a window encoding:
- a CDS encoding OmpA family protein, which yields MNKLTFALALSAITLAACSSASGPTFSASELQPRDGVRTYQVDCHGVLSGPQTCMNAARKICGEQPVRVADSAHALRDHADPATLVFQCGAAPAETAAPVPTPAPAPAAVEHVNLAGDALFATGLATLTPTARASLDKLLSEREDRTYTEVTVTGYTDSAGSDASNLALSKRRADVVARYLHAHGLKALTMTVAGRGSADPVGSNATAEGRAANRRVEISLKR from the coding sequence GTGAACAAACTCACTTTCGCGCTCGCGCTCTCCGCGATAACCCTCGCCGCCTGCTCCAGCGCGTCCGGCCCGACGTTCAGCGCATCCGAGCTGCAGCCGCGCGACGGCGTGCGCACTTACCAGGTCGACTGCCACGGCGTGCTGTCGGGCCCGCAGACCTGCATGAACGCCGCGCGCAAGATCTGCGGCGAGCAGCCGGTGCGCGTCGCCGATTCGGCGCATGCACTGCGCGACCATGCCGACCCGGCCACGCTGGTGTTCCAGTGCGGCGCCGCACCGGCCGAAACGGCCGCGCCCGTGCCGACACCGGCGCCCGCGCCCGCGGCGGTCGAACATGTGAATCTCGCGGGCGACGCGCTGTTCGCCACCGGGCTGGCGACGCTCACGCCGACCGCCCGCGCGTCGCTCGACAAGCTGCTGAGCGAACGCGAAGACCGCACGTACACCGAAGTGACGGTCACCGGCTATACCGACTCGGCCGGCAGCGACGCGTCCAATCTCGCGCTGTCGAAGCGCCGTGCGGACGTCGTCGCGCGCTACCTGCACGCGCACGGGCTGAAAGCTCTTACGATGACGGTCGCCGGCCGCGGCAGCGCCGATCCGGTCGGGTCGAACGCGACGGCCGAAGGCCGTGCGGCGAACCGCCGCGTCGAGATCTCGCTGAAGCGCTGA
- a CDS encoding YadA-like family protein — translation MSSVALGGGNSSGTGGAVAAGTNAIAIGRFSNVDAAATSGVAIGANSVVTSAGTDATALGSAATAAASGATALGNGATANVAGSVALGKNAVTTSTSGTTTAGTGAVGSATVGTQTFTGFAGTSSAAGVVSIGSPGAERRIQNVAAGLVTSGSTDAVNGSQLYSVASTTTSSISSLSTSTSTGLSTVGSSITSLSTSTSTGISSLSTGLSSTNSSVTSLSTSTSTGISSLSTGLSSTNSSVTSLSSSTSTGLSSANSAITSLSTSTSTGISSLSTGLSSTNSSVVSLSTSTSTGISSLSTGLSSTNSSVTSLSSSTSTGLSSATSSITSLSTSASTGLSSATSSISSLSTSTSTGISSLSTGLSSTNSSVASLSTSTSTGLSSANSSITSLSTSTSTGISSLSTGLSSTNSSVVSLSTSTSTGISSLSTGLSSTNSSVTSLSSSTSTGLSSATSSITSLSTSTSTGINSLSTGLSSTNSSVTSLSSSTSTGLSSANSSIASLSTSTSTGINSLSTGLSSTNSSVTSLSSSTSTGLSSATSSITSLSTSTSTGISSLSTGLSSTNSSVASLSTSTSTGLSSATSSVTSLSTSTSTGISSLSTGLSSTDSSVASLSTSTSTGLSSATSSISSLSTSASTGISSLSTGLSSTDSSVASLSTSTSTGLSSATSSIGSLSTSTSTGISSLSTGLSSTNSSVASLSTSTSTGLSSANSSIASLSTSTSTGISSLSTGLSSTNSSVTSLSTSTSTGLSSANSSIASLSTSTSTGISSLSTGLSSTDSSVASLSTSTSTGLSSATSSITSLSTSTSTGISSLSTGLSSTNSTVTSLSTSASTGISSANSSIASLSTSTSTGISSLSTGLSTVTTKTDNLGNSTAAALGGGATYNPATGAVSAPSYTTYNANGTTSTANSVGSAIDSINSQGIKYFHANSTAADSQALGTDSVAIGPNAIANNAGDVALGSGSVTAAPNPTSTGTVGGVTATFAGGNPSSVVSVGNASTGTTRQITNVAAGQITANSTDAINGSQLFATNSIVDSLSTTVSSSSSAISSLSTGITSLSTGLSSTDSSVASLSTSTSTGLSSATSSISSLSTGLSSTNSSVASLSTSTSTGISSANSSIASLSTSTSTGIGSLSTGLSSTDSSVASLSTSTSTGLSSATSSINSLSTGLSSTDSSVASLSTSTSTGLSSANSAISSLSTSTSTGINSLSTGLSSTDSTVASLSTSTSTGLSSATSSISSLSTSTSTGINSLSTGLSSTDSSVASLSTSTSTGLSSANSSITSLSTSTSTGINSLSTGLSSTDSSVASLSTSTSTGLSSATSSISSLSTSTSTGINSLSTGLSSTDSSVASLSTSTSTGLSSATSSISSLSTSTSTGISSLSTGLSSTDSTVASLSTSTSTGLSSATSSISSLSTSTSTGISSLSTGLSSTDSSVASLSTSTSTGLSSATSSISSLSTSTSTGINSLSTGLSSTDSSVASLSTSTSTGLSSATSSISSLSTGLSSTDSSVASLSTSTSTGLSSATSSISSLSTSTSTGINSLSTGLSSTNSSVASLSTSTSTGLSSANSSITSLSTSTSTGINSLSTGLSSTDSSVASLSTSTSTGLSSANSSIASLSTSTSTGISSLSTGLSSTDSSVASLSTSTSTGLSSATSSIASLSTSTSTGISSLSTGLSSTDSSVASLSTSTSTGLSTATSSITSLSTSTSTGINSLSTGLSSTDSSVASLSTSTSTGLSSATSSIASLSTSTSTGINSLSTGLSSTDSSVASLSTSTSTGLSTANSSIASLSTSTSTGISSLSTGLSSTDSSVASLSTSTSTGISSANSSIASLSTSTSTGISSLSTGLSSTDSSVASLSTSTSTGLSSATSSITSLSTSTSTGINSLSTGLSSTDSSVASLSTSTSTGLSSANSSITSLSTSTSTGISSLSTGLSSTDSSVASLSTSTSTGLSSANSSISSLSTSTSTGISSLSTGLSSTDSSVASLSTSTSTGLSSATSSIASLSTSTSTGISSLSTGLSSTDSSVASLSTSTSTGLSTATSSIASLSTSTSTGISSLSTGLSSTDSSVASLSTSTSTGLSSANSSIASLSTSTSTGINSLSTGLSSTDSSLTSLSTSTSTGLSSATSSISSLSTSTSTGISSLSTGLSSTSSSISSLSTSTSTGISSLSTGLSSTDSSVASLSTSTSTGLSSATSSISSLSTGLSSTDSSVASLSTSTSTGLSSATSSIASLSTSTSTGISSLSTGLSSTDSSVTSLSTSTSTGISSATSSIASLSTSTSTGISSLSTGLSSTDSSVASLSTSTSTGLSSATSSISSLSTSTSTGINSLSTGLSSTDSSVASLSTSTSTGISTATSSIASLSTSTSTGINSLSTGLSSTDSSVASLSTSTSTGLSTATSSISSLSTSTSTGISSLSTGLSSTDSSVASLSTSTSTGLSSATSSITSLSTSTSTGISSLSTGLSTTDSTVTSLSTSTSTGLSSAASSITSLSTSTSTGISSLSTGLSSTDSSVTSLSTSTSTGLSSATSSISSLSTSTSTGISSLSTGLSSTNSSVASLSTSTSTGLSSATSSITSLSTSTSTGIGSLSTGLSSTNSTVASLSTSTSTGLSSLSTGLSTTDSTVASLSTSTSTGLSSATSSITSLSTSTSTAIEAAKTHYYSVNDNGTQQGNYANDGATGVNALAAGVNASAAGASSVAVGDGSNASSNGAVAIGQNASATGGKAVSIGSGNTASGDGAVAIGDPSVATGTGAVAMGANDTATGTGAVALGNANTATGNGALALGSNAVASATGAQAYGSAAAATATDALAFGTNAQANVANSIAMGANSTTSNAVAVSSMTVGGVTYAVSGIAPVGVFSVGAPGAERQITNVAAGRVSATSTDAINGSQLNATNQAVNSLSTSTASNISSLSTGIGSLSTGLSSTNSTLTSLSTSTSTAISSLSTGLSSTNSNLTSLSTSTSTGIGSLSTGLSSTNSTVASLSTGVTTINNTLNQLSTTLNNNQTRTANNNGVAADMNGTGTDRPTVTAGSNSVAIGANSTDGGRSNVVSVGNDTQQRQIVNVAPGTQGTDAVNVNQLNAVSSTMSTALSGQQAQINNLGSQLQQTDQMAKQGIAAVGAMASIPQLDRDANFGMGVGASTFLGQKAMAVNMQARITENLKASINGGFSGSQRVIGAGMLYQWK, via the coding sequence ATCAGTTCGGTCGCGCTGGGCGGCGGCAACAGCAGCGGCACGGGCGGTGCGGTCGCGGCAGGCACGAACGCGATCGCGATCGGCCGGTTCTCCAATGTCGATGCGGCGGCGACGTCGGGCGTTGCGATCGGCGCCAACTCGGTCGTCACGTCGGCCGGCACCGACGCAACGGCGCTGGGTTCCGCCGCGACCGCGGCGGCCAGCGGCGCGACCGCGCTCGGCAACGGCGCGACGGCCAACGTCGCCGGCTCGGTCGCGCTCGGCAAGAACGCCGTGACCACAAGCACGAGCGGTACGACGACGGCAGGCACCGGGGCCGTCGGCAGCGCGACGGTCGGCACGCAGACGTTCACCGGGTTCGCCGGCACGAGCTCGGCCGCGGGGGTCGTGAGCATCGGCAGCCCCGGCGCGGAGCGGCGGATCCAGAACGTCGCGGCCGGGCTCGTGACTTCGGGCAGCACCGATGCGGTCAACGGAAGCCAGCTCTATTCGGTCGCCAGCACGACGACGTCAAGTATCAGCAGTCTTTCGACTTCGACGTCGACGGGGCTGTCGACGGTTGGTAGTTCGATTACTTCGCTTTCTACGTCGACTTCGACCGGCATCAGTTCGTTGTCCACGGGCCTCAGTTCGACCAATAGTTCGGTGACATCGCTTTCTACGTCGACTTCCACGGGTATCAGCTCGCTGTCGACCGGGCTCAGTTCGACCAATAGTTCGGTGACGTCGCTTTCGTCGTCGACGTCGACCGGCCTCTCGTCGGCCAATAGCGCGATTACGTCGCTGTCTACGTCGACTTCCACGGGCATCAGCTCGTTGTCGACGGGTCTGAGCTCGACCAATAGTTCGGTGGTCTCGCTGTCCACCTCGACGTCGACCGGCATCAGCTCGCTGTCCACCGGCCTCAGCTCGACCAACAGCTCGGTGACGTCGCTTTCGTCGTCCACGTCGACGGGCTTGTCATCGGCCACCAGCTCGATCACGTCGCTGTCAACTTCGGCTTCGACGGGTCTGTCGTCGGCAACCAGTTCGATCAGCTCGCTTTCCACTTCGACCTCGACGGGTATCAGCTCGCTGTCGACGGGCCTGAGCTCGACCAACAGTTCCGTCGCTTCGTTGTCGACCTCCACGTCGACGGGGCTGTCGTCGGCCAATAGCTCGATCACGTCGCTGTCCACCTCGACGTCCACGGGCATCAGCTCGTTGTCGACAGGTCTCAGCTCGACCAATAGTTCGGTGGTCTCGCTTTCCACTTCGACCTCGACCGGTATCAGTTCCCTGTCGACGGGCCTGAGCTCGACTAATAGCTCGGTGACGTCGCTGTCGTCGTCCACGTCGACCGGCTTGTCATCGGCCACGAGTTCGATCACGTCGCTGTCCACCTCGACCTCGACCGGCATCAACTCGCTGTCCACCGGCCTCAGCTCGACCAACAGCTCGGTTACGTCGCTGTCGTCGTCCACGTCGACCGGCCTCTCGTCGGCGAATAGCTCGATCGCTTCGCTGTCCACGTCGACCTCGACAGGGATCAACTCGCTGTCGACCGGCCTCAGCTCGACCAACAGTTCGGTGACATCACTGTCGTCGTCCACGTCGACGGGCTTGTCGTCGGCAACGAGCTCGATCACATCGCTGTCCACCTCGACCTCGACCGGTATCAGCTCGTTGTCCACCGGCCTGAGCTCGACCAACAGTTCCGTCGCTTCGTTGTCGACCTCCACGTCGACCGGCCTCTCGTCGGCGACGAGCTCCGTCACGTCGCTGTCCACGTCGACCTCGACCGGTATCAGCTCGTTGTCGACGGGCTTGAGTTCGACCGATAGCTCGGTGGCCTCACTGTCGACTTCGACATCGACCGGTCTGTCGTCCGCGACCAGTTCGATCAGCTCGCTCTCCACGTCGGCCTCGACCGGTATCAGCTCGCTGTCGACCGGCCTCAGTTCGACCGACAGCTCGGTCGCCTCGCTCTCGACGTCCACGTCGACGGGCCTTTCGTCGGCGACCAGCTCGATCGGCTCTCTGTCCACGTCGACTTCCACGGGCATCAGCTCGTTGTCCACGGGTCTGAGCTCAACCAACAGCTCGGTTGCCTCGCTGTCGACCTCCACGTCGACCGGCCTCTCGTCGGCTAACAGCTCGATCGCCTCGCTCTCCACCTCGACCTCGACCGGCATCAGCTCGCTGTCGACGGGCCTGAGCTCGACCAATAGTTCGGTTACGTCGCTGTCGACTTCCACGTCGACCGGTCTTTCGTCGGCGAACAGCTCGATCGCCTCGCTGTCCACGTCGACTTCCACGGGCATCAGCTCGCTGTCCACGGGCCTGAGTTCGACCGACAGCTCCGTCGCTTCGCTGTCAACCTCCACGTCGACCGGCCTCTCGTCGGCGACCAGCTCGATCACCTCGCTGTCGACCTCGACGTCGACCGGCATCAGCTCGCTGTCCACCGGTCTCAGCTCGACCAACAGCACGGTCACCTCGCTGTCGACCTCCGCGTCGACCGGCATCTCGTCGGCCAACAGCTCGATCGCCTCGCTGTCCACGTCGACCTCGACCGGCATCAGCTCGCTGTCCACCGGCCTGAGCACGGTCACGACCAAGACCGACAATCTCGGCAACAGCACTGCCGCGGCGCTCGGCGGCGGCGCCACCTACAATCCGGCGACCGGCGCGGTTTCCGCTCCGTCGTACACCACGTACAACGCTAACGGCACGACGTCCACCGCGAACAGCGTCGGCTCGGCGATCGACAGCATCAACAGCCAGGGCATCAAGTACTTCCACGCGAATTCGACGGCGGCCGACAGCCAGGCGCTCGGCACCGACTCGGTCGCGATCGGCCCGAACGCCATCGCCAACAACGCCGGCGACGTCGCGCTCGGCAGCGGTTCCGTCACCGCGGCGCCCAACCCGACGTCGACGGGTACCGTCGGCGGCGTGACCGCCACGTTCGCGGGCGGCAATCCGAGCAGCGTGGTGAGCGTCGGCAATGCGAGCACGGGCACCACGCGTCAAATCACCAATGTCGCGGCAGGCCAAATCACGGCGAACAGCACGGACGCGATCAACGGCTCCCAACTCTTCGCGACCAATTCCATCGTGGATTCGCTGTCGACGACGGTATCGTCGTCCAGCAGCGCGATCTCGTCGCTGTCGACCGGCATCACTTCGTTGTCGACGGGGCTCAGCTCGACTGATAGTTCGGTGGCGTCGTTGTCGACCTCGACGTCGACGGGTTTGTCGTCGGCAACCAGCTCGATCAGCTCGCTGTCGACGGGCCTCAGCTCGACCAATAGCTCCGTTGCGTCGCTGTCGACCTCCACGTCGACCGGTATTTCGTCGGCTAACAGCTCGATCGCTTCGCTGTCCACGTCGACTTCCACGGGCATCGGTTCGCTGTCGACCGGCCTGAGCTCGACCGATAGTTCGGTGGCGTCGTTGTCGACTTCGACGTCAACGGGGCTGTCATCGGCGACGAGCTCGATCAACTCGCTGTCGACGGGCCTCAGCTCGACCGATAGCTCGGTGGCTTCGCTGTCGACTTCCACGTCGACGGGTCTCTCGTCGGCGAACAGCGCGATCAGCTCGCTCTCGACGTCGACCTCGACGGGCATCAACTCGTTGTCCACGGGCCTCAGCTCAACCGACAGCACCGTGGCTTCGCTGTCGACCTCGACGTCGACGGGCTTGTCGTCGGCGACCAGCTCGATCAGCTCGCTGTCCACGTCGACTTCGACCGGCATCAACTCGTTGTCCACGGGCCTCAGCTCGACCGACAGTTCCGTCGCTTCGCTGTCGACCTCCACGTCGACCGGCCTCTCGTCAGCGAACAGCTCGATCACGTCGTTGTCCACGTCGACCTCGACGGGCATCAACTCGCTGTCCACGGGCCTCAGCTCGACCGACAGCTCGGTCGCTTCGCTCTCGACGTCCACGTCGACTGGCCTGTCGTCGGCAACCAGCTCGATCAGCTCGCTGTCCACGTCGACTTCGACCGGCATCAACTCGCTGTCGACCGGCCTGAGCTCGACCGACAGCTCGGTCGCTTCGCTGTCGACCTCCACGTCGACCGGCCTCTCCTCGGCAACCAGCTCGATCAGCTCGCTGTCCACGTCGACCTCGACGGGCATCAGCTCGCTGTCGACGGGCCTCAGCTCGACCGACAGCACGGTCGCTTCGCTGTCGACCTCGACGTCGACCGGCCTGTCGTCGGCAACCAGCTCGATCAGCTCGCTGTCCACCTCGACTTCGACGGGCATCAGCTCGCTGTCGACCGGCCTGAGCTCGACCGACAGCTCGGTCGCTTCGCTGTCGACCTCCACGTCGACCGGTCTGTCGTCGGCGACCAGCTCGATCAGCTCGCTGTCCACCTCGACCTCGACGGGCATCAACTCGTTGTCCACGGGCCTGAGCTCGACCGACAGCTCGGTCGCTTCGCTGTCGACCTCCACGTCGACCGGCCTCTCGTCGGCGACCAGCTCGATCAGCTCGCTGTCCACGGGCCTCAGCTCGACCGATAGCTCGGTCGCTTCGCTGTCGACCTCCACGTCGACCGGTCTGTCGTCGGCGACCAGCTCGATCAGCTCGTTGTCTACCTCGACCTCGACGGGTATCAACTCGTTGTCGACTGGCCTGAGCTCGACCAACAGCTCGGTCGCTTCGCTGTCGACTTCCACGTCGACTGGTCTGTCGTCGGCGAACAGCTCGATCACGTCGCTGTCCACCTCGACTTCGACCGGCATCAACTCGCTGTCGACGGGCCTCAGCTCGACCGATAGCTCGGTCGCTTCGCTGTCGACCTCCACGTCGACCGGTCTGTCGTCGGCCAACAGCTCGATCGCGTCGCTCTCCACGTCGACCTCGACCGGCATCAGCTCGCTGTCGACCGGCCTGAGCTCGACCGACAGCTCCGTCGCTTCGCTGTCGACCTCCACTTCGACCGGCCTCTCGTCGGCAACCAGCTCGATCGCGTCGCTCTCCACGTCGACCTCGACCGGTATCAGCTCGCTGTCGACCGGCCTGAGCTCGACCGACAGCTCGGTCGCGTCGCTGTCGACCTCCACGTCGACGGGTCTCTCGACGGCGACCAGCTCGATCACGTCGCTGTCCACCTCGACTTCGACCGGCATCAACTCGCTGTCAACGGGCCTCAGCTCGACCGATAGCTCGGTGGCTTCGCTGTCGACTTCCACGTCGACGGGTCTCTCGTCGGCGACCAGCTCGATCGCGTCGCTGTCCACGTCGACCTCGACGGGCATCAACTCGTTGTCCACGGGCCTGAGCTCGACCGACAGCTCCGTCGCTTCGCTGTCGACCTCCACGTCGACGGGTCTCTCGACGGCCAACAGCTCGATCGCGTCGTTGTCCACATCGACTTCGACGGGCATCAGCTCGCTGTCGACCGGCCTGAGCTCGACCGATAGCTCGGTTGCGTCGCTGTCGACCTCCACGTCGACCGGTATTTCGTCGGCCAACAGCTCGATCGCGTCGCTCTCCACGTCGACTTCGACGGGCATCAGCTCGCTGTCGACCGGCCTGAGCTCGACCGACAGCTCCGTCGCGTCGCTGTCGACCTCCACGTCGACGGGTCTGTCGTCGGCAACCAGCTCGATCACCTCGCTCTCCACGTCGACCTCGACGGGGATCAACTCGCTGTCGACGGGCCTCAGCTCGACCGATAGCTCGGTGGCTTCGCTGTCGACTTCGACGTCGACGGGTCTCTCGTCGGCGAACAGCTCGATCACCTCGCTGTCCACGTCGACTTCCACGGGCATCAGCTCGTTGTCGACGGGCCTGAGCTCGACCGACAGCTCGGTCGCTTCGCTGTCGACCTCCACGTCGACCGGCCTGTCGTCGGCGAACAGCTCGATCTCGTCGCTGTCCACGTCGACTTCGACCGGCATCAGCTCGCTGTCCACCGGCCTCAGCTCGACCGATAGCTCGGTCGCGTCGCTGTCGACCTCCACGTCGACCGGTCTGTCGTCGGCCACCAGCTCGATCGCGTCGCTGTCCACGTCGACCTCGACCGGCATCAGCTCGCTGTCCACCGGCCTGAGCTCGACCGACAGCTCGGTCGCGTCGCTGTCGACCTCCACGTCGACCGGTCTCTCGACGGCCACCAGCTCGATCGCGTCGCTGTCCACGTCGACTTCGACCGGCATCAGCTCGCTGTCCACCGGCCTGAGCTCGACCGATAGCTCGGTTGCGTCGCTGTCGACTTCCACGTCGACCGGTCTGTCGTCGGCGAATAGCTCAATCGCTTCGCTCTCCACGTCGACTTCGACGGGCATCAACTCGTTGTCCACCGGCCTCAGCTCCACCGATAGTTCGTTGACGTCGCTGTCGACCTCGACGTCAACGGGGTTGTCGTCGGCGACGAGTTCGATCAGCTCGCTGTCCACCTCGACCTCCACGGGCATTAGCTCGCTGTCGACGGGCCTCTCGTCCACGAGCAGCTCGATCTCGTCGTTGTCCACCTCGACTTCGACGGGCATCAGCTCGCTGTCGACGGGTCTGAGCTCGACCGACAGTTCCGTCGCTTCGCTGTCGACCTCCACGTCGACCGGTCTCTCGTCGGCCACCAGCTCAATCAGCTCGCTGTCGACCGGCCTCAGCTCGACCGACAGCTCCGTCGCCTCGCTGTCGACTTCCACGTCGACGGGTCTCTCGTCGGCCACCAGCTCGATCGCGTCGCTGTCCACGTCGACCTCGACCGGCATCAGCTCGCTGTCCACCGGTCTGAGCTCGACCGATAGCTCCGTCACTTCGCTGTCGACCTCCACGTCGACCGGTATCTCGTCGGCCACCAGCTCGATCGCGTCGCTGTCCACGTCGACCTCGACCGGCATCAGCTCGCTGTCGACCGGCCTCAGTTCGACCGATAGCTCGGTCGCGTCGCTCTCGACCTCGACGTCAACGGGGTTGTCGTCGGCGACGAGTTCGATCAGCTCGCTCTCCACGTCGACTTCGACGGGCATCAACTCGCTGTCCACCGGCCTGAGCTCGACCGACAGCTCCGTCGCTTCGCTGTCGACTTCCACGTCGACGGGTATCTCGACGGCCACCAGCTCGATCGCGTCGCTGTCCACGTCGACCTCGACGGGCATCAACTCGCTGTCCACCGGCCTGAGCTCGACCGACAGCTCCGTCGCTTCGCTGTCGACTTCCACGTCGACGGGTCTCTCGACGGCCACGAGCTCGATCAGTTCGCTGTCCACGTCGACCTCAACCGGTATCAGCTCGTTGTCCACGGGTCTCAGTTCGACCGATAGCTCGGTCGCGTCGCTCTCGACCTCGACGTCGACGGGGTTGTCGTCGGCGACGAGCTCGATCACATCGCTGTCCACCTCGACTTCGACCGGCATCAGCTCGCTGTCCACCGGTTTGAGCACGACGGATAGCACGGTGACGTCCCTGTCGACGTCCACGTCGACGGGTCTGTCGTCGGCCGCCAGCTCGATCACGTCGTTGTCCACCTCGACTTCGACCGGTATCAGCTCGTTGTCGACCGGCCTGAGTTCCACCGATAGCTCGGTGACGTCGCTGTCGACCTCCACGTCGACCGGTCTGTCGTCGGCGACCAGCTCGATCAGCTCGCTGTCGACTTCGACGTCGACCGGCATCAGCTCGCTGTCGACCGGCCTCAGCTCGACCAACAGCTCGGTGGCGTCGCTCTCGACCTCCACGTCGACGGGCCTGTCGTCGGCCACCAGCTCGATCACGTCGCTGTCCACCTCGACCTCGACCGGCATCGGTTCCCTGTCCACCGGCCTCAGCTCGACCAACAGCACCGTCGCTTCGCTGTCCACCTCGACCTCGACCGGCCTCAGCTCCCTGTCCACCGGCCTGAGCACGACCGACAGCACCGTCGCTTCGCTGTCGACCTCGACCTCGACCGGCCTGTCGTCGGCGACCAGCTCGATCACGTCGCTGTCCACCTCGACCTCGACCGCGATCGAGGCCGCGAAGACGCACTACTACAGCGTCAACGACAACGGCACGCAGCAAGGCAACTACGCCAACGACGGCGCGACGGGCGTCAACGCGCTCGCAGCCGGCGTGAACGCCAGCGCCGCGGGCGCGAGCAGCGTCGCGGTCGGCGACGGCTCGAACGCGTCGTCAAACGGCGCGGTCGCCATCGGCCAGAACGCATCGGCGACCGGCGGCAAGGCGGTGTCGATCGGCTCCGGCAACACGGCGAGCGGCGACGGCGCGGTCGCGATCGGCGACCCGAGCGTCGCAACGGGCACCGGCGCCGTGGCGATGGGCGCGAACGACACGGCGACCGGCACCGGCGCAGTGGCGCTCGGCAACGCGAACACGGCAACCGGCAACGGCGCGCTCGCCCTCGGCAGCAACGCGGTCGCCAGCGCCACCGGTGCGCAAGCCTACGGCTCCGCCGCAGCGGCCACGGCCACCGACGCCCTCGCGTTCGGCACGAACGCGCAGGCCAACGTCGCCAACTCGATCGCGATGGGCGCGAACTCGACCACGAGCAATGCAGTCGCGGTGTCGAGCATGACGGTCGGAGGCGTCACGTACGCGGTCAGCGGCATCGCACCGGTGGGCGTCTTCAGCGTCGGCGCGCCGGGCGCGGAACGCCAGATCACGAACGTCGCCGCAGGCCGCGTCTCGGCCACCAGCACGGACGCGATCAACGGCAGCCAGCTCAACGCGACGAACCAGGCCGTCAACAGCCTGTCGACGTCGACGGCGTCGAACATCTCGTCGCTGTCGACCGGGATCGGCTCGCTGTCCACCGGCCTGAGCTCGACCAACAGCACCCTCACGTCGCTGTCCACGTCGACCTCGACCGCCATCAGCTCGCTGTCGACCGGCCTGAGCTCGACCAACAGCAACCTCACGTCGCTGTCCACGTCGACCTCGACCGGCATCGGCTCGCTGTCGACGGGCCTCAGCTCGACGAACAGCACGGTGGCGTCGCTGTCGACCGGCGTGACGACCATCAACAACACGCTGAACCAGCTGTCGACGACGCTGAACAACAACCAGACGCGCACGGCGAACAACAACGGCGTCGCGGCCGACATGAACGGCACCGGCACCGACCGTCCGACCGTCACCGCCGGCTCGAACTCGGTGGCGATCGGCGCGAATTCGACCGACGGCGGCCGCTCGAACGTGGTGTCGGTCGGCAACGACACGCAGCAGCGCCAGATCGTCAACGTCGCGCCGGGCACGCAAGGCACCGATGCGGTCAACGTCAACCAGCTCAACGCGGTGTCGTCGACGATGTCGACGGCGCTGTCGGGCCAGCAGGCGCAGATCAACAACCTCGGCTCGCAACTGCAGCAAACCGACCAGATGGCGAAGCAGGGTATCGCGGCCGTCGGCGCGATGGCGTCGATCCCGCAGCTCGACCGCGACGCCAACTTCGGGATGGGTGTCGGCGCATCGACGTTCCTCGGCCAGAAGGCGATGGCGGTCAACATGCAGGCGCGGATCACCGAGAACCTGAAGGCGTCGATCAACGGCGGCTTCAGCGGCAGCCAGCGCGTGATCGGCGCCGGCATGCTGTATCAGTGGAAATAA